One part of the Streptomyces ferrugineus genome encodes these proteins:
- a CDS encoding carboxylesterase/lipase family protein has protein sequence MLRRMSVALMALAAALITPSPAQAADSPVVRTDAGWVRGETTAEGRQFLGIPYAQPPVGALRWKEPRPVRPWHGVRDAGDFGNKCVQNASWDPGYERPSHTEDCLDLNVYAPEGAARRAVMVWFHGGGLTQGAGQDVVADTFARQTGTVVVTVNYRLGAMGFLATSGLDGEVRDGVSGNFGMLDQQAALRWVRSNIGRFGGDPGRVTIAGESAGGRSVCTQLASPTARGLFRAGIIQSGAYEDCGGRTHETALAQGAAFAEKLGCADLACLRAKPAAEILAAQNGFDWAPVVGGAFLPRQPKEAFAQGAAAGVPVMNGANQDEGRLFAFARFDGSGAPLTADQYPTVMREDYGEEALRRYPLSSYPSPTIAYATALGDQLFACPALRLDAALAGRGEVYAYEFADRTSPPFASLRNLGTDFDFGATHVNEVQYLFKHFGLRTPLNAEQRTLSRQLVQYWGSFIRDGVPRAAGQPAMPAGPAGTVLALRTASAGGNVLSATVHGEHLCNLWDDESVTQTG, from the coding sequence GTGTTACGTCGTATGTCCGTCGCGCTGATGGCTTTAGCGGCCGCGCTCATCACTCCCTCACCCGCGCAGGCCGCCGACTCTCCCGTCGTGCGCACCGACGCCGGCTGGGTACGGGGTGAAACCACCGCCGAGGGCCGCCAGTTCCTCGGCATCCCCTACGCGCAGCCGCCCGTCGGCGCACTGCGCTGGAAGGAGCCGCGGCCCGTGCGGCCCTGGCACGGTGTGCGTGACGCGGGTGACTTCGGCAACAAGTGTGTGCAGAACGCGAGTTGGGACCCCGGCTACGAGCGGCCCAGCCACACCGAGGACTGTCTCGACCTCAATGTGTACGCCCCCGAGGGCGCTGCCCGCCGCGCGGTCATGGTCTGGTTCCACGGCGGCGGACTCACCCAAGGGGCCGGCCAGGACGTCGTCGCCGACACCTTCGCGCGGCAGACCGGCACCGTCGTCGTGACCGTCAACTACCGCCTGGGCGCGATGGGCTTTCTCGCCACGTCCGGCCTCGACGGCGAGGTCCGTGACGGGGTCTCCGGTAACTTCGGCATGCTCGACCAGCAGGCCGCGCTGCGCTGGGTGCGGTCCAACATCGGCCGCTTCGGCGGCGACCCCGGCCGGGTGACCATCGCGGGCGAGTCGGCGGGTGGCCGCTCGGTCTGCACTCAGCTCGCCTCGCCGACGGCCAGGGGCCTGTTCCGCGCGGGGATCATCCAGAGCGGGGCGTACGAGGACTGCGGTGGCCGTACCCACGAGACCGCCCTGGCCCAGGGTGCCGCCTTCGCCGAGAAGCTCGGCTGCGCCGACCTGGCCTGTCTGCGCGCCAAGCCGGCCGCCGAGATCCTGGCCGCGCAGAACGGGTTCGACTGGGCACCGGTGGTCGGCGGCGCCTTCCTGCCGAGGCAGCCGAAGGAGGCGTTCGCACAGGGGGCCGCGGCCGGTGTGCCGGTCATGAACGGGGCCAACCAGGACGAGGGCCGGCTGTTCGCCTTCGCCCGCTTCGACGGGAGCGGCGCCCCGCTCACCGCCGACCAGTACCCGACGGTGATGCGGGAGGACTACGGCGAAGAGGCGCTCAGGCGCTACCCCCTGTCGTCGTACCCGTCACCGACCATCGCCTACGCCACCGCCCTGGGCGACCAGCTGTTCGCCTGCCCGGCGCTCCGCCTCGACGCCGCGCTCGCCGGACGCGGCGAGGTCTACGCGTACGAGTTCGCCGACCGCACCTCCCCGCCCTTCGCCTCGCTGCGCAACCTCGGCACCGACTTCGACTTCGGCGCGACCCATGTCAACGAGGTGCAGTACCTCTTCAAGCACTTCGGTCTGCGGACCCCGCTGAACGCCGAGCAGCGGACGCTGTCCCGGCAGCTGGTCCAGTACTGGGGCTCGTTCATCCGGGACGGCGTACCCCGGGCGGCGGGGCAGCCCGCGATGCCCGCCGGTCCCGCCGGCACCGTGCTCGCCCTGCGCACCGCGTCCGCCGGCGGGAATGTGCTGAGCGCCACCGTGCACGGTGAGCACCTGTGCAACCTGTGGGACGACGAGAGCGTCACACAGACCGGGTAG
- a CDS encoding DedA family protein: MHVQEWLETVPPLAIYLLVGLVIGLESLGIPLPGEIILVSSALLASQHGEIDPFVLGACATAGAIIGDSIGYAIGRKGGRPLLAWLGGKFPKHFSEAHIATAERSFQKWGMWAVFFGRFVALLRIFAGPLAGVLRMPYWKFLTANVFGGILWAGGTTAVIYYVGVVAESWLKRFSWLGLVAAVLIGLTSMLIIKRKAKKAQTAHREPEPVGAGE, from the coding sequence TTGCACGTCCAGGAATGGCTCGAAACGGTGCCCCCGCTGGCCATCTATCTGCTGGTCGGCCTGGTCATCGGACTGGAGAGCCTGGGCATTCCGCTGCCCGGCGAGATCATCCTGGTCTCCTCGGCGCTGCTCGCCTCACAGCACGGTGAGATCGACCCGTTCGTCCTCGGCGCCTGTGCCACCGCGGGCGCGATCATCGGCGACTCCATCGGCTACGCCATCGGCCGCAAGGGGGGTCGCCCCTTGCTGGCCTGGCTGGGCGGCAAGTTCCCCAAGCACTTCAGCGAGGCCCATATCGCGACCGCCGAGCGGTCCTTCCAGAAGTGGGGCATGTGGGCCGTCTTCTTCGGCCGCTTCGTCGCCCTCCTGCGCATCTTCGCCGGCCCGCTCGCGGGCGTGCTGAGGATGCCGTACTGGAAGTTCCTGACCGCGAACGTCTTCGGCGGCATCCTCTGGGCGGGCGGCACGACGGCGGTCATCTACTACGTCGGCGTGGTCGCCGAGTCCTGGCTGAAGCGCTTCTCGTGGCTCGGCCTGGTGGCGGCGGTCCTGATCGGTCTGACGTCGATGCTGATCATCAAGCGCAAGGCGAAGAAGGCCCAGACGGCACACCGGGAGCCGGAACCTGTGGGAGCCGGGGAGTAA
- a CDS encoding gamma carbonic anhydrase family protein, with translation MTRQALIKGIGGREPKIDGEAFVAPTSVVIGDVTLEAGASVWYGAVVRGDVERISVGARSNIQDNCTLHADPGFPVSIGERVSVGHNAVVHGATVEDDCLIGMGATVLNGAVIGAGSLVAAQALVPQGMQVPPGSLVAGVPAKVRRELSDEERQGVTLNGTMYAELAKAHREEHGD, from the coding sequence ATGACGCGTCAGGCACTGATCAAAGGCATCGGCGGCAGAGAGCCGAAGATCGACGGAGAGGCTTTCGTGGCCCCCACGTCCGTGGTGATCGGGGACGTGACGCTGGAGGCGGGCGCGAGCGTCTGGTACGGCGCGGTGGTGCGGGGTGACGTGGAGCGGATCTCCGTCGGGGCCCGGTCCAACATCCAGGACAACTGCACGTTGCACGCCGACCCCGGGTTCCCCGTGAGTATCGGGGAACGGGTGTCGGTCGGTCACAACGCCGTCGTGCACGGTGCGACGGTGGAGGACGACTGCTTGATCGGCATGGGGGCGACCGTGCTGAACGGTGCGGTGATCGGGGCGGGGTCCTTGGTCGCCGCGCAGGCGTTGGTGCCGCAGGGGATGCAGGTGCCGCCTGGGTCGCTGGTGGCGGGTGTTCCCGCGAAGGTCAGGCGGGAGCTGAGTGACGAAGAGCGTCAGGGTGTGACGCTCAACGGAACGATGTACGCGGAGTTGGCCAAGGCACATCGGGAAGAGCACGGGGACTAG
- a CDS encoding acyltransferase — translation MSKRKNTFSSWRRGLTQRAVHAAWAWAQRTGSVTAEHPGRFRFGSIGEATRLAFPLGTVFGEPWIHLGSHCIVGEQVTLTAGLMPDLDLGPEPILRIGDGVVLGRGSHVIADTTVTIGSDCYFGPYVYVTSTNHSYDDPHEPIGKQWPRMEPVEIGPGCWIGTGAVILPGARIGRNVVVAAGAVVRGAVPDHAVVAGAPARVVRRWTRDEGWQPPLRTPAPVPIPDGVTPEQLQALAELDEETAAKLAELDERAAARLAEVDAES, via the coding sequence GTGTCCAAGCGCAAGAACACGTTCTCGTCCTGGCGCCGCGGCCTCACGCAGCGCGCGGTGCACGCCGCCTGGGCCTGGGCGCAGCGCACGGGTTCGGTGACGGCCGAGCACCCCGGCCGCTTCCGCTTCGGCTCGATCGGCGAAGCCACCCGCCTCGCCTTCCCGTTGGGCACCGTCTTCGGCGAACCCTGGATCCACCTCGGCTCGCACTGCATCGTCGGCGAGCAGGTGACGCTGACGGCCGGCCTGATGCCCGACCTCGACCTCGGTCCGGAGCCGATCCTGCGGATCGGCGACGGCGTCGTGCTGGGCCGCGGCAGCCATGTCATCGCCGACACGACGGTCACCATCGGCAGTGACTGCTACTTCGGGCCGTATGTCTACGTCACCTCCACCAACCACTCCTACGACGATCCCCACGAGCCCATCGGCAAGCAGTGGCCGCGGATGGAGCCGGTCGAGATCGGCCCGGGGTGCTGGATCGGCACCGGCGCCGTGATCCTGCCCGGGGCGCGGATCGGGCGGAACGTCGTGGTCGCGGCCGGTGCCGTGGTCCGGGGCGCGGTGCCCGACCATGCCGTGGTGGCGGGGGCGCCCGCCCGGGTCGTACGGCGCTGGACGCGCGACGAGGGCTGGCAGCCGCCGCTGCGGACCCCGGCGCCGGTGCCGATACCCGACGGGGTCACCCCCGAGCAGCTCCAGGCGCTGGCCGAGTTGGACGAGGAGACGGCGGCGAAACTGGCGGAACTGGACGAGCGGGCTGCGGCCCGGCTCGCCGAGGTGGACGCCGAGTCCTGA